Below is a genomic region from Nitrospiraceae bacterium.
ATTAACAATTATGCGAACGCGAACGATCTGCTGAAGAAAGAGACCGAGTCGCTCACCGGTGACGATGTGCGCGAGGGTCTCACGGCTGTGGTCAGCGTCAAGGTCCGCAATCCGCAATTCGAAGGGCAAACCAAGGCCAAGCTTGGTAACAGCGAAGTCAAAGGAATCGTCGAAGCTGCGGTCAACGAAGCGCTAGGAACGTACTTCGAAGAAAATCCGCCGGTCGCGCGGAAAATCATCGGCAAGGCCATCGATGCGGCCCGCGCACGCGAAGCGGCGCGTAAGGCCAAGGACCTTATTCGGCGTAAGAGCGCGTTGGATGGCGGCTCGCTTCCGGGCAAGCTGGCGGACTGTGCGGAGAAGGATCCGGCGTTGAGCGAACTCTATATTGTCGAGGGTGATTCCGCCGGCGGATCAGCGAAGCAGGGGCGAGACCGGAAATTCCAAGCGATCCTGCCGTTGAAGGGCAAGATTCTCAACGTCGAAAAGGCGCGCTTCGACAAGATGCTCTCCAGCGAGGAAATCCGCGTCTTGATCATGGCGCTCGGGACCGGCATCGGGCGCAAACGTGAAGAGGGCGATAAGGGCGACAAAGACACGTTCGACATCGCCAAGGCCCGGTACCACAAGATTATTCTCATGACCGACGCGGACGTCGACGGCAGCCACATCCGGACCCTGCTCCTGACGTTCTTCTTCCGCCAAATGCCTGAGTTGATCGAACGGGGCTACATCTATATTGCCCAGCCTCCGCTTTTCAAAGTGAAGAAAGGGAAAGCCGAACGATATTTGAAGGATGAGGGTGCCCTGAACGAACACCTAGCCGACTTGGCGGTCGAGGATGTCGAAGTCTACGTGGAAGGAGCACAGGACTACGTCACAGGCCGCCGTCTGCTGCCGATCTTGAAGAAGCTCATCGCATTCGAGACGCTCCTGACCCGTCTTAACAAGAAGCCCCATGAAGCCAGCATGCTGCGGGCCTTCGTGGACGTGCCGGGACTCGATCGCGAATTGCTCAAGAACAAGAACGCGCTGAAGAATGTAGTGACGGAAGTGAAGAAAACCTTGGCCGTTGTCTACCCCAAGCTGACACCAGCCATCGAGATCGTCGACGATGAGGAACATCAGTCGAACAAAGTGACCTGCCGTCTGCTCGTGAGCGGAATCACCCACAGTTTGGACGTGACGCACGATCTGGTGGGCTCTGCCGAGTTCCGCGAGCTTCAAAAGTTGGCGCCATCGGTAATCGGGATCGGCCGTCCTCCTTATAAATTGAAGGCAAAAGGTCAGGTCCAGCAGGAAGCGGAGACCGACGAATTGGTCAAGGCGATCTTGGATATGGGCAAACAGGGACTCAGCATCCAGCGGTATAAAGGTCTCGGTGAAATGAACCCCGGGCAGCTCTGGGAAACCACCATGAATCCTGAGGTGCGGACGCTGTTGAGGGTGAAATTGGAAGACATCACCGGGGTCGATGAAATCTTCACGATTCTCATGGGCGATGAAGTCGAGCCCCGGCGGAACTTCATTCAGGATCACGCGTTGGAAGTCAGGAACTTGGATGTGTAGAAATTGGCTAGGGGCCAGTGGCAAGGGGCTAGAGGTTGGGCAGTCAACTCTAGCCTCGTGCCCCTCGTCTCTCGCCCACCGACGGAGTCGGAATGCCCCCCGATGAACGGCTGAGTCAGATTGCAATCGAAGACGAGATGCGCTCGTCGTACCTGAGCTACGCGATGAGCGTCATCGTGGGCCGAGCCTTGCCCGATGTACGAGACGGTCTGAAGCCGGTGCATCGCCGCATCCTCTTCGGCATGAACGAAATGGGCTTGGTCCACAACCGGCCCTATCGGAAGTCCGCCAAGATTGTCGGCGAGATCATGGGGAACTACCATCCCCACGGCGACAGCGCGATCTACGATACCTTGGTTCGGATGGCGCAAGACTTCAACATGCGCTATCTACTCGTGGACGGCCAGGGCAACTATGGCTCTGTGGACGGTGATCCACCGGCGGCCATGCGCTATACCGAGGCGCGGCTGGCGAAGCTGGCCGAAGAGATGCTGGCCGACATCGACAAGGAAACGGTCGACTTCGGCCCGAACTATGACGAGTCCCGTGTCGAGCCGCTGGTCCTCCCGTCGAAGGTCCCGAATCTCCTGGTGAACGGTGCAGGTGGAATCGCGGTCGGCTACGCGACGAACATTCCGACCCATAACATCGCGGAAGTCATCGACGGACTCCTGCTATTGCTCGACGAGCCTGACACGACGATTGCCCAGCTCATGAAAAAGATTCCGGGCCCCGACTTCCCGACCGCCGGCTTTATCTACGGCACGGCCGGGATCAAAGAGGCCTATGAGACCGGCCGGGGCCTGCTGACCCTGCGGGCGAAAGTCAATATCGAGTCGGATGAACGGACGGAGCGCGAGCGTCTGATCGTGACCGAAATTCCGTACCAGGTGAACAAAGCCAAGTTGATCGAGCGGATCGCCGAGCTGATCCAGGAGGATCGCATCAAGGGCATCTCGGACCTGCGCGATGAATCGGATCGCGAGGGCGTGCGCATCGTGATTGAACTCAAGCGGAGTGAAATCCCGCTTGTCGTACTGAACAATCTGTACAAACACTCGCAGCTCCAGACGACCTTTGGCGTGATCATGCTGGCGCTGGTGAATAACCGGCCGGAGGTGCTGAATCTCAGGCAGATCCTCCAGCACTTCGTCGATCATCGCCGCGAGGTCGTCGTCCGGCGGACCGCCTACGAGTTGCGCAAAGCGGAAGACCGGGCCCACATCCTCGAAGGGCTCAAGATCGCCCTCGACCATCTCGACGTCGTCATCACGCTGATCCGGCGCGCCCAATCGCCCGACGAAGCCAGGGCCGGGTTGATGCGACAGTTCTCGCTGAGCGAAATCCAGGCCAATGCCATTCTGGACATGCGGCTCCAACGCCTGACGCAACTGGAGCGGACGAAGCTCATCGAGGAATACGCGGAGGTGTTGAAGCAGATCGAGTATCTAAAGTCGGTCCTGGGGAGCGAGGCCTTGGTGCGGAAGATCATCAAGGACGAGTTGATCGAAATCCGCGAGAGCTACAAGGACGACCGTAAGACACAGATCGTGAAGGAAGAGGCGGAAATCAACGTCGAGGACCTGATTGCGGAAGAGGAAGTCGTCGTCACGATCTCGCACGCCGGGTATATCAAGCGCAATCCCGTCTCGCTCTATCGAGCCCAACGTCGTGGCGGCAAGGGCAAGATCGGCATGGGCATCAAGGAAGAGGATTTCGTCGAAACACTGTTTACGGCGTCGACTCACGACTATCTGTTGTTCTTCACCGACGCGGGCAAAGTGTACTGGCTGAAAGTCCATGAAATTCCAGAGGCAGGGCGCGCCGCAAAGGGCAAAGCATTGGTGAATCTCTTGGCGCTCGCGGGCGATGAAAAGGTCACAGCGACTCTACCAGTGAAAGAATTCCGGGAAGACCGCTTC
It encodes:
- the gyrB gene encoding DNA topoisomerase (ATP-hydrolyzing) subunit B, encoding MATDETAERPKSESYSADQIKVLEGLDAVRKRPAMYIGSTSVDGLHHLVYEVVDNSVDEHMAGFGETIEVTIHIDGSVTVVDNGRGIPTGMHPTQKKSAAEVALTMLHAGGKFEQGAYTVSGGLHGVGISVVNALSEWLELEIWQDGQVFEQRYERGKPNAPLKDTGKTKRRGTKVRFKPDGQIFETLDFSFDVLAQRLRELAFLNKGLAITLKDDRKEPAKEQVFLYKGGIISFVEHLNEAKTPLHKPIYVNVEKEKMILEVALQYNDSYAENLFSFANNINTKEGGTHLVGFKAALTRTINNYANANDLLKKETESLTGDDVREGLTAVVSVKVRNPQFEGQTKAKLGNSEVKGIVEAAVNEALGTYFEENPPVARKIIGKAIDAARAREAARKAKDLIRRKSALDGGSLPGKLADCAEKDPALSELYIVEGDSAGGSAKQGRDRKFQAILPLKGKILNVEKARFDKMLSSEEIRVLIMALGTGIGRKREEGDKGDKDTFDIAKARYHKIILMTDADVDGSHIRTLLLTFFFRQMPELIERGYIYIAQPPLFKVKKGKAERYLKDEGALNEHLADLAVEDVEVYVEGAQDYVTGRRLLPILKKLIAFETLLTRLNKKPHEASMLRAFVDVPGLDRELLKNKNALKNVVTEVKKTLAVVYPKLTPAIEIVDDEEHQSNKVTCRLLVSGITHSLDVTHDLVGSAEFRELQKLAPSVIGIGRPPYKLKAKGQVQQEAETDELVKAILDMGKQGLSIQRYKGLGEMNPGQLWETTMNPEVRTLLRVKLEDITGVDEIFTILMGDEVEPRRNFIQDHALEVRNLDV
- the gyrA gene encoding DNA gyrase subunit A — translated: MPPDERLSQIAIEDEMRSSYLSYAMSVIVGRALPDVRDGLKPVHRRILFGMNEMGLVHNRPYRKSAKIVGEIMGNYHPHGDSAIYDTLVRMAQDFNMRYLLVDGQGNYGSVDGDPPAAMRYTEARLAKLAEEMLADIDKETVDFGPNYDESRVEPLVLPSKVPNLLVNGAGGIAVGYATNIPTHNIAEVIDGLLLLLDEPDTTIAQLMKKIPGPDFPTAGFIYGTAGIKEAYETGRGLLTLRAKVNIESDERTERERLIVTEIPYQVNKAKLIERIAELIQEDRIKGISDLRDESDREGVRIVIELKRSEIPLVVLNNLYKHSQLQTTFGVIMLALVNNRPEVLNLRQILQHFVDHRREVVVRRTAYELRKAEDRAHILEGLKIALDHLDVVITLIRRAQSPDEARAGLMRQFSLSEIQANAILDMRLQRLTQLERTKLIEEYAEVLKQIEYLKSVLGSEALVRKIIKDELIEIRESYKDDRKTQIVKEEAEINVEDLIAEEEVVVTISHAGYIKRNPVSLYRAQRRGGKGKIGMGIKEEDFVETLFTASTHDYLLFFTDAGKVYWLKVHEIPEAGRAAKGKALVNLLALAGDEKVTATLPVKEFREDRFVVMATKQGIVKKTELSAYGNPRQGGIIALGLEEGDKLISVHVTDGQREILLGTKQGITIRFTEDEVRPMGRTAYGVKGITLEEGNVVIGMETITPDSTTSILTVTEGGYGKRTPVTEYRIQGRGGKGIISVKTTERNGLAVGFLQVREGDQIMLMAAQGKVLRCSVDDIREIGRNTQGVRILELNGDDRVVAVARLAESTERDDAGPDESAVN